In a single window of the Thermofilum uzonense genome:
- a CDS encoding zinc finger domain-containing protein: protein MAKALTLPKCTSCGRPIPPFEKATSFRCPQCGEVIIWRCEKCRMQGNPYVCPKCGFRGP from the coding sequence ATGGCTAAGGCTTTAACCCTCCCTAAGTGTACTTCCTGTGGGAGACCAATACCTCCCTTCGAAAAGGCAACAAGCTTCAGATGCCCTCAATGTGGTGAAGTTATTATATGGCGTTGCGAAAAATGTAGAATGCAAGGTAATCCATATGTGTGTCCCAAATGTGGCTTTAGGGGACCGTAG